In Rhodothermus marinus DSM 4252, a single genomic region encodes these proteins:
- a CDS encoding ammonium transporter, with amino-acid sequence MRTTRRYAHGLLLTALGLLLASPVLAADPSGKATLEADPTAPANFVWVLVAAFLVFFMQPGFALLEAGLTRAKNTVNILTKNVLDFCMAALAFWAFGYALMFGGSGMAPGLEQGNPFIGYSGFFLTGEAYDVSTILYWLFQMVFAATAATIVSGAMAERTKVTAYLAYSFLVSALIYPIYGHWVWGGGWLGEMGAVDFAGSGVVHAVGGILALIGAKKLGPRIGKYDEQGRPRPIPGHNLALATLGVFILFFGWFGFNAGSTVAATELRISVIATNTALAAVAGGVAAMYLTMIRTGHVDLLATGNGILAGLVAITAPCAFVAPWAAVVIGALGGVVMLWAAHFVEHTLKIDDPVGAFAVHGAAGLFGVLAVGIFADGTYGVSGLIVGDTHQLLVQLISIVALVLWTSLTGWLLFTLLDKAMGLRVSREHELAGLDVTEHGVSAYVFENGLAEKPGKMVGA; translated from the coding sequence ATGAGGACCACTCGACGCTACGCGCACGGGCTTCTGCTGACCGCCCTGGGTCTTTTGCTGGCCTCGCCGGTGCTGGCGGCCGACCCCTCGGGCAAGGCCACGCTGGAGGCCGACCCGACCGCTCCGGCGAATTTCGTCTGGGTACTGGTAGCCGCCTTCCTGGTCTTCTTCATGCAGCCGGGCTTCGCCCTGCTGGAGGCCGGCCTGACTCGGGCCAAAAACACGGTAAACATTCTCACGAAGAACGTGCTGGACTTCTGCATGGCGGCGCTGGCCTTCTGGGCCTTCGGTTATGCGCTGATGTTCGGCGGTTCGGGCATGGCGCCGGGACTGGAGCAGGGCAACCCGTTCATTGGCTACTCGGGCTTTTTCCTGACCGGTGAAGCCTACGACGTCAGCACGATCCTGTACTGGCTGTTCCAGATGGTCTTTGCCGCCACGGCCGCCACCATCGTCTCCGGAGCCATGGCCGAGCGGACGAAGGTGACGGCCTACCTGGCCTATTCTTTCCTGGTCAGCGCCCTCATTTATCCGATCTACGGACACTGGGTCTGGGGCGGCGGCTGGCTTGGCGAGATGGGCGCGGTGGACTTTGCCGGATCGGGCGTGGTGCATGCCGTCGGCGGCATCCTTGCCCTGATCGGCGCCAAAAAACTAGGGCCGCGCATCGGCAAGTACGATGAGCAGGGACGCCCCCGCCCCATTCCGGGCCACAACCTGGCGCTGGCCACGCTGGGCGTCTTCATCCTCTTCTTCGGCTGGTTCGGTTTCAATGCAGGAAGCACGGTGGCGGCCACCGAACTGCGCATCTCGGTGATCGCCACCAACACGGCGCTGGCGGCTGTGGCCGGGGGTGTGGCGGCCATGTACCTGACCATGATCCGCACGGGCCACGTCGATCTGCTGGCCACGGGCAACGGCATCCTGGCCGGTCTGGTGGCCATCACGGCACCCTGCGCCTTCGTGGCTCCCTGGGCGGCCGTGGTCATCGGCGCGCTCGGGGGCGTGGTCATGCTCTGGGCCGCGCACTTCGTCGAGCATACCCTGAAAATCGACGACCCCGTCGGTGCCTTCGCCGTGCACGGAGCGGCCGGTCTGTTCGGAGTGCTGGCCGTGGGCATCTTTGCCGACGGCACCTACGGCGTCAGCGGTCTGATCGTGGGCGACACGCACCAGCTGCTGGTTCAGCTCATCAGCATCGTGGCGCTGGTCCTGTGGACGAGCCTCACCGGATGGCTGCTCTTCACACTGCTGGACAAGGCGATGGGCCTGCGCGTCAGCCGCGAGCATGAACTGGCCGGACTCGACGTGACCGAGCACGGCGTCTCGGCCTACGTCTTCGAAAACGGTCTGGCCGAAAAGCCGGGCAAAATGGTCGGTGCCTGA